The Polyodon spathula isolate WHYD16114869_AA chromosome 13, ASM1765450v1, whole genome shotgun sequence genome includes a region encoding these proteins:
- the LOC121326279 gene encoding ventral anterior homeobox 1-like, whose translation MDVGYNQEGETSIVLKNGLQDGNESKESQGNLSKSFLKEQQETFSASGSSENCEKNKANSADPDYCRRILVRDAKGSIREIILPKGLDLDRPKRTRTSFTAEQLYRLEMEFQRCQYVVGRERTELARQLNLSETQVKVWFQNRRTKQKKDQGKDSELRSVVSETAATCSVLRLLEHGRLLPPPGLPGLHPHCTSTALGSALRGPSITNNGTHTTASGTAGSSPLPAVTTSGAPPGLPNSPPGHGLFNFPMPSLLGSVTSRLTSNPLSMAGSLAGNLQELSARYLSSSAFEPYSRTNSKEALDKKVLD comes from the exons ATGGATGTCGGATACAATCAGGAAGGAGAGACAAGTATTGTCTTAAAGAACGGACTTCAGGACGGGAATGAAAGCAAAGAATCCCAAGGAAATCTTTCTAAATCCTTCCTGAAGGAGCAGCAGGAGACTTTCTCGGCTTCTGGGTCCTcagaaaactgtgaaaaaaataaagctaaCTCGGCAGACCCAGACTACTGCAGGAGAATACTAGTTAGAG ATGCCAAAGGGTCAATCAGAGAGATTATTCTGCCAAAGGGTTTGGACTTGGACCGACCCAAGCGCACCAGAACCTCCTTCACAGCGGAGCAGCTGTACAGACTCGAGATGGAGTTCCAGCGCTGTCAGTACGTGGTGGGGAGAGAGCGCACTGAGCTGGCCAGGCAGCTCAATCTGTCCGAAACGCAG GTAAAGGTTTGGTTTCAGAACAGGCGAACCAAGCAGAAGAAGGACCAAGGCAAGGACTCTGAGCTGAGATCAGTGGTTTCAGAAACGGCTGCCACCTGCAGTGTTCTGAGGTTGCTGGAACATGGTCGCTTGTTGCCTCCCCCAGGGCTGCCTGGACTTCACCCCCACTGCACCAGCACTGCCCTGGGATCGGCGCTGAGAGGTCCCTCCATCACCAATAACGGCACCCACACCACTGCCTCAGGGACCGCAGGGAGCTCGCCACTGCCGGCAGTGACCACCTCTGGGGCTCCACCGGGACTGCCCAACTCCCCACCTGGCCATGGGCTCTTCAACTTCCCCATGccctccctcctgggctctgtGACCAGCCGGCTCACCTCAAATCCCTTGTCCATGGCCGGGTCCCTGGCAGGGAACTTGCAAGAACTGTCAGCCAGATACCTGAGCTCTTCCGCCTTTGAGCCCTACTCCAGGACCAACAGTAAGGAAGCACTGGACAAAAAAGTGCTGGACTGA